The window CACAATATTTTAATCGGTTATATCATTAATGGTATAACATATTTGTTGGCCCGCATGTTGATGTGATTAGATTAAATCAGACATGTTAGTATTATTAGGATTTGGGCTAAAATAATTCAAGTTGAGCACCATTGTCATAATtcattcaaaaacaaatttttttgacTATTTCATACACTACCTTTTAATATGCTTAATTTTCATCGGCATAGACGACACGATGGTACTATAGGCACAAGAAGAAAGGCATGATCGAAACGGGCGACGCAATATTTTCTACGAAGAAATCACcattaaacaaaataagagCGAATGGCACAAGCGGCACAATACGATCGGCACGGGAGACCTAGTATTGTCTTGCATCGTTAATTAAGTATCTCTAGTCTAgggtttatttgtatttataagcGCCACTATAATTGCCTTCGATTGCGGTTTATCTGTGATCATCTCTTAGGGTTTCTTCAATTACTTTGTTTCTGCCATTATGGGAATGaggaagaacaaaagtaataaatttaatgaagtTAGAGAATTTTTGCTAGAAGGAATTAAGGAAGTTGTagtcaaaaaattaaaagaattgctaaagaagTCATCAATGAATAATAGGATACCAACACAAGTTAGCAATCTGCTCCAACTGCTGTTGGGAAATTTTTGTGGAAAATAATATAGGAAAATAGGGGGATAATGAAGTAGCTTGAAAAATACGCTATAATGAAGTAGCTAATCTATTTGGGCTCAAGAATTAGATTACAAAGCtccttatgcatgccaaaagAGGAGAAATTGTCATTAATAATGAGAAAGCACATTAGATTACAATTAAATTGAATATccactatcttcaagactgaaatctgttaaaaaaaaagaatatgaataaattgttaaatGGCCAGTTTCTACAATGAATAAGTTGATAAAGGCTCCCAAATTTAAGTCATATACTATAAGGAACAACTCGACATGTCAAACTTATGAAGTTTGGAAGAACAACAATACAAAAAAGTCAGATGATCATTCTTATAAAGGGAAAATATACTTGGTCAATACATAGACAAAATTGAAGTAAAtgaattctccatttgaatttaaattgcctactgaagtagaagaaaagtgtataaaggaatgagaaaatgtagttgtgggaaactacataaGGAAAAAACGGAGTATCCTTCGTAATTACTAAAGAGGCATTGTTGAAGTAATGGAAAAGAAAATCACTAGAGAATATTTCAGCAAATGTCtatgatttatatttccttaaattaaGAACGGATCTAATTTGGAAGAAATTCTAGagaatgggcatacatatataggatccaactgtataaagttggaaaaatggtctaaacacttgaacctattgagtaagccaaaagaaactaTATAGATATGGTTCAAACTCTGGAATGTACctgcacatatgtacaattctaaagctcttagtcattttgtaggtttattgggtagaccattatacatggactcaATTATTGAAGGATGAGAGCAACTATCATTTgttagaattagcattgaggtgcatcaTAAACGCACACTACCGAAAAGTATGATAGTAGTAGATAGAAAAGGAAAAGTATGGAAATCAATTATGAGTGGATACTAGACAAATGCTCTTTATGTAATACCTTTCAATATGCAAGCCCAAAATATaatttggctaaggaagaagatcaaaaaattcataaatgtCAGAAAATAAAGATTTAGGAAAATAAAACAGAGGTGCCTATAATCAAAGAGAAATCGTGGATAAAGAATATGAACAAAAGTGAAGAGTTATCTAGGGCAACTTTAGAGGTTGGTCCTAGAGATTAGCCGTGAGTTGGCTATAAAATTGGTTCTCTAATCATTGCTTGATACTTTAGATCGATTTGTTTTGAACTATAATATGCATGGCATGGAATAAACATTGAGTGAGCTGCATGGGATGCTTAAAATTGTTGAGGAAAATATCAAGTCTGGCTCAAATGTTATGATGGTTCAAAATAGGAAGAATCTAAAGAAAATGGAAATCAAATAAAGGGTAAAGGTAGAGCCAATGCACCAAAGGTTGGCGCAACACCACGCCTAAACCTAATCCTATggtaaagaaagataaaaaggACAACAATACTTTTTCTGCCATTAGAATGgtcatttaaaaagaaattgcGAACTTTATCTAGAGgatctaaagaagaagaaaggtaGTGAGACTATCAGTTCATGTATCTTTGTTATTGAAGTGAATTTATCTACTTCAACATCTTGGGTATTAGATATTGGATGTGGTTCTCACATTTATGTAAATGTGTAGGGACTAAGAGGGAGTAGGACGTGGGTTATATGTGAAATCTATCTTCGCGTTGGGAATAGAGAAAGAGTTGTTGTATTAGTCGTTAGAACATATAAGTTGATTTTACCTCCTGGacttattttagaattaaataattgttatcaTGTGTCTGCTATAAGCAAAAACATTATTTCTATTTCATGTTTAGATTTGGATAGTTTTCGATTTgtaatttagaataataatttttctatgATTAAAGAAGACATTTTTATGGTAAAGGTTacttatttaatgaattatcCAATAACAAGtctatttataacattaaaactAAAAGGTTTAAATGCAATGATCTAAACTCACATACTTCTAGCATTGTTATTTGGGGCACATAAATGAAAAACGTATTTCCAAATTGCATAATGATGGTTTTCTAAATTCTTTTGATTTTGAATCTTTTGAATTTTGCGAATCTtgtttattagaaaaatgacAAAGAGCCCTTTCACGGGAAAATGTGAAATGACAACCGatttttaaatctaataaatagtaatatatGTGGAACAATGAGCTCACCGGTGAGAGGAGGTTATCAGTATTTCCTTATATTTACTGACGATTACACTAGATAtggttatatttatttgatggaGCATAAATCTGAAACTTTTGAAATATTCAAATCCTTCAAGAACGAAGTACAAAATCAACTTGgcaaaaataataagaaacatTGAACAAATCTAGGTGGAGAATATTTAACTCAAGAACTTATTTACTATCTTAGAGATTTTGAATGTACAACGAGTAAacaaaatgtttcattttactCTAATATATACTTTGAAATAAAATACTTCTTAGAAAATGAAGATAAAATTGTCTCTTCTTCTAAAaagataattgaaataaatctaAATACGTCAAACGACACTCCAAACGTTTTACATGGTCAATGTTTGAACCGAAGAGAACTACTCGATCTAATTGAGCTGTTAAAAACAATAAAGACGTTTTTGCATGTTCATACAAGCACATATTAGGATTCACCCAAAGATTACACTACATCATATTTCCTTTTATCTAGATGTTAAGCCAATAAAGTAAAAGCTCAGTCAGAAGAAGGATTATGTTGTCACTAAAATATTGGAAGAAGTACAAAAGCAACTCAAAATTAGATTTCACGAGGTAGTAGAATAGTCTACGTCGATAGCAAAAGTAGTTCCAATTTTAAAGAAAGACGGGAAAATACGTGTATGTGTAGATTATCGAGATTTGAATAAGACCAATCCTAAAGATCACTTCTTGTTACCTCACATCAACATGCTTATcgataatattttcaaacatgaGCTCTTATCATTCATggatttgattggttgagttccAGAATAGTACAACAAAAAAGATCAGCTTTTGATTTAGTCTGTACTAGATGATAGtaaaccaaatatttattaaatgggATGTGGTGTACGATGAACGTACAACTCAGAGGATTTGAATTGTTTTAGAGCGTGATGTTCTTTTAGATCTGGTTATTCTGCTGTATCAGACTGTCCATAAAGGATGCTTGATCAGATGTCACATTTGATCAAGAACCGGGAACACTTGTATAGTATCGAAATAGTAAAATACCAGAAGCATCATGATATAATACCCAACTGGTAGAATACCGAAAGTCTTGAATATAAAACCAAGGGTGAGATAAAACTGGAATCGCTTATCCAATACCGATCTAAATAAATTACCGGACGATTATGTAAAATATAGAATTGATATAAAAACTCGAAGCTCACGAACTACCGGATACGCCTTTATATAAAATCGAAGTGGATATAAGACCGGAGGCGTttatccaaaaaccgatttggaTAACTACTGGACGCGTCTTGATAAAATACCGTAGTTATTTAAAACTAGAAGCGCATttatataaaaccgatctcAAATAATACCGAACGTGTTCCTTTATAAAACCGATCTCATATAATATCGGACGCGCTCCTTTGCATAATACCGATGTAATATAAAACTGATCTCGATTAAATACCGGACACGCTCCTTTATAAAACTGATACCATATAATATCGGATGAGCTCTTTGCATAATACCGATGTAATATAAAACCGATTTCGATATGAAAATCGTTCTTGGTTAAATACCGGACGCTCTCCTTTATAAAACCGATCCCATATAATACCGGATTGAAGATAAAAACTAGAAACCCTCTTTACGGAAACCGAAGTTTAATTAAATgttgaatttgatcaactaccggacAACATTCCTTTCTGGTTTTCTTCAATCTGCACAAAGTTAATTTAACACAactcagtttttatttatacacttaTACTTAATACTTTTAACTTAACACAACAGTTGAGGGACTACGGCATTAAGGCGGACGAGTCACCTATTttttgtgacaacactagtgccATATCGATCACATATAACCCAGTGTTGCACTCTCGGACGAAGCACAACGAAATCCAACACCACATCATCCAGGAGCATATCAGTAAGAAGTATATTCGTCTAGAATTTGTCCCAACGGATCAGCAAGTGGTAGACGTGTTCACGAAGtcactccccgagactaagtttcttaccttagaaatgTTTTGGATCTTGTTgacctaaattaatttttaattgttatttaattatatatgcataaattgagggggaaactTGTTGATTAAAGTGGTTGGATAGACGTGTGTAGATGGAGGTTTCAATCGGACTGATTAGATCAGTCGTTTAAATGTAGGGAAGACGTCTAAAGCGTGTTTATACGTCGTCTGAACAGACGCATGTTAGACGTCTGTAGACGAGCGTATTTAGACAACTTTTGAAGATACACATGTTAGACGTCTGTAGACGAGCGTGTTTAGACTCCGTCCGAATAGGCGCATGTTAGACGTTTGTAAATGAGCGTGTTAAGTCGTTGTCCGAATAAGACGTCTACCCATCTTAGATGCGAGGCATGCGAATGTCAtagatgtctaactacgtgtatacttagacgcctcatcttcGGACGAGTGGGACAGTTGTCCATTTTGCCATTAGCTGTCCATATATTTTTCCCTCCCATAAATTGAATAGTCATATTTCGAATAACTTGAAAACACAtgtctctcaatgttaaaaatatgactaatatatctAATAGTTCTTTTCTTCCCGTCTTTCAAATTAATGATGGACTTTATGATggttttaaataacatattttctcTTAAATGATGATTTCATTGGGAAtacgtttttaaatttaatcacgTTTACTTTTAATGATGAATTTCATAGCCATGTGTCAGTCATACTCCATAAAGAGTAACTAACATATATGAAGAGATTCACATTCTTCTTTGTAAGTCTGCAtacttcttctctctctagaaatctTTTAAGATTTCGAGCTGCCTGCAACCataaatcttcttcttcattcaagaTCTGAAGCTAAGAAATTAATTCTTTTGTTATAAACACTCTACAAATAAACTTCGAATTTGTCTCTTCTTAGACGCTTTCAGAAACGGTTTCAATGTTCAAAACTCTTGAAGCTTCCGGCCTGAGGAAGTTCCTCAGGGGATCCTTCATCATTCACGAATAAGAGGTTCGTGAGTTCTTTGAGTCTGCAAGAATAATAGGCGACGTGATTATCTTGGCAAAAATACAAGGAGATGAAGTCTCCTTCTCTAAAGAAACCTTCTCTCTATTCTTCGAGCTTCCATCGGAGGGGTTGTCAAAGTTTCCCACCTATCTAGATGAAATCCTatctgaaatgaagaatgtcTTCTCAGATACATCCTTCCTTGTTGAAACTCACGAGATGAAGTCTTCCCTAAAACAcgagttttctattctcaacGATATCATTTCTAAATCCCTCTTGTCTAAGGCATCCACTAATGTTTATTCCAAAAAGATCTTTAAGATGATGGTGGCTATAACTAGGGGAatagccatcaactggtcaaaaATCCTCTTCGATAACTTGGTGAAGATGATCTCTTCAGTATGCTGCTCAGCGCAGCATAATGATCGCTTATCTATGAGTTAATTTTGGACCTAGGGTCCGCATTAAGTCTTCCAATGTTTTGGACAGTCAAACGGTTTATAACTTCTTTTTTATGGTAGGAAGAGCAAGGGAAAATAGAAGAATCAGCCTCAAAGGGCATTATGATATTGATCTTCCTAATGATGTCAAAAAGGTGGAAAGAATCGGCCTGCAATTAAGGGGGAAGATCAGGCAAAAAGGACTATCAATTAGGGAAGAGAAGGATAGGAGTAACCCATTTTTGagaaattttgttttgtgtttgtTAATAAGaaactttgaatttttatgAAATCTAATTGGTTGGAATTTTTGTTAATCTTCTTGATCTTCTaacaaagttttaacatcatcaaaagggAAAATTGTTGAGtcaattaaaatgaacttaggaaataagtttatttaaatcaacATTGTTATAATTATGAGCTGACAATATTTTGATGACGtgcttattaaataaaataaatcttagaTATGCACAAGTAAACGAATAAGAATAAACTATGAAACTATCGTTGTGCAGGTACAAATCTAAAGAAGACTGCATATTCGGACgtcgtttaactcctttagacgcggtctaaggaGTGTGCATTGTTAGACGTtgtataactcctttagatgtatTCTAAAGGAAAGCGCggttagacacggtctaaacatttagacgtggtctaaagggaagcacagTTACAcgtagtctaactcttttagacgtggtctaaaggaaagcgcaattagacgcggtctaactcctttagacgtggtctagaggaaaacgtagttagacacggtctaactcttttagtcgtggtctaaaggaaagcgtagttagacgcggtctaactcctttagacttagtctaaagggatgttcacttagacgcagtctaactcctttatacgAAGTCTAAAGAGGAAGCGCAGTTAAACGTCATCTAAatccttcttagacgcggtctaaaaaAGAAACGCAAGATGATGTTGTCTAACTTGATCAGGCGTCCGAAGGAGCATCTAACTACGTAACTCAGCTTATATGCAGTTACCATTTTCAACAGTCTGATAACCTAAATCCAACATTGAATGAACAACTGCCACGTTCTGtaatattcaaattatccaCGATGTGTTGTACCTTCTAGTACAACATAATATCAGAGAATAGCCAGCATACTACCTATCTGGTATGACCCTGATCCCAATGCTTAGTCTGATGTACTTTTGTACTATTGGCGGTCGTCCAACAAAAGGAGGACACGTGTCCTCAAAGAATTCTCGATCATTGGTACActtcaactataaataaaagtccaaggacaacggacgaaccaCTGACCAAAACGAATCACTTGTTAACCTACTCATGCTTGACGAATCGGTTACCAACTTACCATCTCTCAATCATTCTTTCTAGCTTGTTGAACTTGCTCACTACTATCAAGTCATATTCTCTATCTAAATCATTGTATATACATTGTCCTAAAATCACTTTGTAATTCATTCACTGTTCTTTCTATGTAAAATCTTAGTGTTGTAAGTTTAATAGAATGTAttatgttcaatagagagttagatAGAAGTTCAGAACAGGCAGTGTTAGAATCGGGATCGCCGAAGAAGGCTAGGGGTCTCGctagggtgaacgcttacacaacacgcAGGTTGATACTAACcttgttagaagttaatatcggtctcaataCTACGCAATGATTCTCTTAAATAGGAATGTGACAACGATCATATCCTTGATCTTCAATGGATATATTTCCTTAATAGTACATCATCTATTGAATCCAATTGGTTGAGGATCTTTGTAGTACGTTCTTTGGATATGTTCTTATCTTGTTTGATAAGAAGTCAACATGGTATTTAATGAGGTTAATTCTTTTCAGGAAGAAGATCAGCTTGCATatttgtcttctaatgattttactATCTGGAGAAGTGTGACAAAAATCTGCTCTAAGTAGACTGtcttggacttataccaaaatggtaGTCTGATCTTCTTCAGTAGGCTTCTGCATCCCAGAAGATTTTGTCAAAGACTTATACGAAAATGGTAGTCTGATCTTCTTCAGTAGGCTTCTGCATCCCAAAAATGGTAATAATACAGTCTGATTATATGAAAACTTCCTTCTGTATTTGCCGGAAATGTTCTGTGTTGCACTAAACGGAAAACTGATGGATGCTCTTAATATAAATCTTTCTTAGCAAATAGTCGGTTTTGCCTTTTGGGTTTTTAGAGGTAAAACCGATTTTGTGCCTTTGAGTAGTAAAACCGATTCTATGCCTTTGAGCGATAAAACTAATTATGTGCCTTTGAATTGTAAAACCGATTTTGTGCATTTGAGTGGTAAAACCGATTATGTGCCTTTGAGTGGTAAAACTAATTATGTTTCGTTGAGGGGTAAAACCGATTATGTTCCTTTGAGCGGTAAAACTGATTTTGTGCCTTTGAGCGGTAAAACCGATTTTGTGCATTTGAGCGGTAAAACCGATTATGTGCCTTTTTGCGGTAAAACCGATTATGTGCCTTTGAGCGGTAAAACCGATTATGTGCCTTTGAGCGGTAAAACCGATTATGTTCCTTTGAGAGGTAAAACCGATTTTGTGCCTTTGAGCGGTAAAACCGATTATGAGCATTTGACCGGTAAAACCGATTATGTGCCTTTGAGCGGTAAAACCAATTATGTGCCTTTGAGCGGTAAAAAGATTTTGTGGCTTTGAGGGGTAAAACCGATTTTGTGCCTTTGAGCGGTAAAACCGGTTTTCTGCCTTTGAGCGGTAAAACCTGATTATGTG is drawn from Impatiens glandulifera chromosome 3, dImpGla2.1, whole genome shotgun sequence and contains these coding sequences:
- the LOC124930209 gene encoding uncharacterized protein LOC124930209 — encoded protein: MKNVFSDTSFLVETHEMKSSLKHEFSILNDIISKSLLSKASTNVYSKKIFKMMVAITRGIAINWSKILFDNLVKMISSVCCSAQHNDRLSMRRARENRRISLKGHYDIDLPNDVKKVERIGLQLRGKIRELDRSSEQAVLESGSPKKARGLARVNAYTTRRGKTDFVPLSSKTDSMPLSDKTNYVPLNCKTDFVHLSGKTDYVPLSGKTNYVSLRGKTDYVPLSGKTDFVPLSGKTDFVHLSGKTDYVPFCGKTDYVPLSGKTDYVPLSGKTDYVPLRGKTDFVPLSGKTDYEHLTGKTDYVPLSGKTNYVPLSGKKILWL